Part of the Nocardia farcinica genome, GCTGATCGTGCCCGCGCTCGCGGTCGCCGCGCTGGCCGCCCTCGAATCGTTGCTCTCGGCCACCGCGGCCGACTCGATGGCCGTCGGCACCCGTCACGACCCGGACCGCGAGCTGTTCGGGCAGGGCCTGGCCAACATCGCCGCACCGCTGTTCGGCGGCGTGCCCGCCACCGGCGCCATCGCCCGCACCGCCGTCAACGTGCGCGCCGGTGCCCGCACTCGGCTGGCGGCGCTCACCCACGCGGCCGTCCTCGCGGGCATCGTCTTCTGCGCGGCGCCGCTGGTGTCCCACATCCCGTTGGCCGCACTCGCCGGGGTGCTGCTGGCCACCACCATCCGGATGGTGGAAACCGCGGCCATCGTTGCCATCGCCCGCGCCGCCAAGGGCGATGCGTTGATCATGGCCGTCACCTTCGCCGTCACTGTCGCCCTGGACCTGGTGACCGCCGTCGCCGTCGGAATCGGTATCGCGATGCTCCTCGCCGTACGCGCGGTCGCGAAAGAGGCGCGGCTGGAACAAGTCCCGCTGGACGAGGACAGCAGGGCGATCCTCGCCGAGGAACACGCCCTGCTGCGCGACCACATCGTCGCCTACCGGATAGACGGCCCGCTCTTCTTCGCCGCCGCCCACCGATTCCTGCTCGAACTCGTCGAGGTCGCCGACGTGCGGGTTGTCGTCCTGCGGATGTCGCGGGTCACCGCGCTCGACACCACCGGCGCGCTGGTACTGGCCGACGCGATCGGCAAACTCGAGCACCACGGCATCCTCGTGCTGGTCTCAGGGGTGCGCGCCGACCATCGCCCCCTGCTGGACACGCTCGGCGCGCTGCCCGCGGACGACCGCGTCTTCGACCACACCCCCGACGCCATTGCCTACGCCCGCACTCGCCTCACGGCCACGTCCTGAACGCCGCAGCCGCGCGTCAACCCTCACCGGGGACGAGCATCTCGGACACCGCACGGCGCGGGGTACGCGGCAACGCCTCGGCCCCCTCCGGTGCCCAGCCGATTCGTAGCACGACCTGCGGATGCGCGGTGCCGTTGAGCACACCGCGGCGGATCATGGCACGGTGGTCGCGAATCCCGAGCGGCTCGGTGAGCGGGCAGGTCGCCAGGCCGATATTGGTGGCTGTGAGCAGCACCGCGCTCAGCGCCTCACCGACTCGCAGCCGCGCCAGGCGATCGTCGGCCGGGGTGGCGATCACCAGCAGCTCGGCGTGATCGCCGTCGCGGGCCGGATCCACCAGCGTGGGCGCGGAGAACACCCGCGCGGGCAACACGTCGCTCTCGCGCGGTGGCGGGGCGTTGCGGGCGGGCACACCGTCGTCACTGCCATGTCTGCCCGACCACAGCGCCAACTCGAAGCGGTAGTCGTCGTCCTCGGCATGCACCCGCGCGGCGGCACGCGCGGCCTCGACCAATCGGGCCCGCGCGCCGTCGTCGACGACGCGCACCATCGCGCCCAGCGCGGCCGCGCGTTCGGCGAGCAGTCCGAAACAGCCGGGCGGCAACGGCAACGGCGCATAGTGTCGCCGGTCGGTGCGCCGCTTCGGAATCATCGCGCTCATCGCGATGTCCTGACCCGTTGCCCGGTGCGCCACCAACCGAATCGCGGCCAGATGATCAGGATCCGCCGGATCGGGCAGCCGCGTCACCACACTCGCCCACCCCATCGCCGTGAACGCCACCGTCAGGTGGTGCAGCGCGGCACCGCAACTGATCACCACATCGCGGCGGTCCGGGTCGGTGCGGGGCAGCGTACGGGCCGGGTCCAGATACAGGTGCACGCTGTGCCGGTCGATCCGCCACCGCCACGGCTGCACGTTGTGCACCGAGGGTGCGCGACCGGCCAGCGCGAGTGCCGTCGCGACCGTGCTGTCGTCGGGCAGTCCGCGGTGCATGTGTCCGTCCTTCGTCGTGGTCTGCCTCACGGTCGCACCCGCGCGCGGGCAACGGTCAGGGTCGGAGGACCCTCACCGCGGGGACTTCGGTTGCCGATCCGGGCGCCGCCCGCCCGAGAAGCAGCGCCGCGGGCACGCCGCTGCGTAGTCTGAGGTCAGCGACAGAAAGGGGAAGGGCCGATGGTCAGGGTGTTTCTGGTCGACGATCACGCCATCGTGCGGCGCGGCGTCGCCGATCTCATCGACGCCGAAGCCGACATGGAGGTCGTCGGCGAGGCCGCCGACGCCGCGCAGGCCCTGGCCCGCATCCCCGCCCTCGATCCCGACGTGGCCGTGCTCGACGTGCGCCTGCCCGACGGCAACGGCATCGAACTGTGCCGTGAACTGCTCTCCCGGGACGGGAAGCTGCGCTGCCTGATCCTCACCTCGTTCACCGACGAGCAGGCGATGCTGGACGCCATCCTCGCCGGCGCCAGCGGCTACGTGGTCAAGGACATCGGCACCACCGATCTCGTCGACGCCGTCCGTGCGATCGGGGCGGGCAAATCGCTGCTCGACAACCGCGCCGCGGCCGCGTTGATGGCCAAGCTGCGCGCCGAGGCCGAGGCCGACAGCGGTCCGCTGGCCGCCCTCACCGAGCAGGAACGCACCCTGCTCGCCCTGCTCGGAGAAGGCCTGACCAACCGGCAGATCGCCGCGCGGATGTTCCTGGCGGAGAAGACCGTCAAGAACTACGTGTCCCGGCTGCTCACCAAACTCGGGGTGGAGCGGCGCACCCAGGCCGCGGTCCTGGCCGCCAAACTCGAACAACCCAGGCGCACGGACTGATTCGACCGGCGATCCGGCTGGGAGTGCACCGCGTGCCGCGGACACCGGGTCGGCGGCGCGAGGGTGAAGTGAGAGGATGCTGGGCATGGAAGGCCGATCTTCGCGACCGGGCTCGAACGACCGTCCACCGGTGATCGAGACCCTGGCCCAGTCCCGCCTGCGCGAGTTGCTGGCGGAGGTGCAGGACCGGATCGCCGAGATCGTCAACGTGCGCGATCAGATGGACCGGCTCATCGAGGCCATGCTCGTGGTCACCGCGGGCCTGGACCTGGACAACACGCTGCGCTCGATCGTGCACACCGCCATCGAACTCGTCGACGCGAAATACGGCGCGCTCGGTGTGCGGGAAAGCGACCGCGATTCCAAGGAGCTCGCCGAATTCGTCTACGAGGGCATCGACGACCGCACCCGGGTGCTCATCGGCGACCTGCCGCGCGGGCACGGCGTGCTCGGCCTGCTCATCGACGACCCGCGCCCGATCCGGCTGGCCGACATGTCCGCCCACCCCGCCTCGGTCGGCTTCCCCGACCATCACCCGCCCATGCGCACCTTCCTCGGGGTGCCCGTCCAGGTCGGCGGCGAGGTCTTCGGCAACCTGTATCTCACCGAGAAGGCCGGCGGGCACGAGTTCACCGAGGACGACGAGGTGGTGGTGCAGGCGCTGGCCGCGGCCGCGGGCATCGCCATCGCCAACGCCCGCCTCTACGAGGAATCCCGGATCCGCCAGCAGTGGCTGGAAGCCACCCAGCAGGTCGCCACCCGGCTGTTGGCCGGCGGGGAGACCAGCGAGGTGTTCACCGTCATCACCGAGCGAGCGCTGGCGCTGACCGGCTCGGCGTGCGCGTTCCTCGCCCTGCCCGAGGACCCCGACGTGCCCCCGGAAGACCTCACCGAACTGGTCGTGGTCGCCGCCGCGGGCGCCGACGCCGACACTCTCACCGGCACGCGGCTGCCGATGGACGAAACCCACACCGGCGTCGCCTTCCGCGACGGACGTCCCCTGGCCGTCGACACCGCCGACGCGCCGTCCTTCGCGACCTCGCTCGAGTACGGGCCCGTGCTGACCCTGCCGCTGCGCGCGGGCAACGCCGTGGTCGGCCTGCTCACCACCATGCGCGCGCTCGGCATGCCGCCCGTGGACGCGGCCGGACAGGCGATGATGAGCGCCTTCGCCGATCAGGCCGCGCTGGCGTTGCAGATGGCGGCCACCCAGCGCCGTATGCGCGAACTCGACGTCGTCTCCGAACGCGACCGCATCGCCCGCGACCTGCACGACCACGTCATCCAACGGCTGTTCGCGGTCGGGCTGTCGCTGCAGAGCACCGTCTCGCGCGCCCGCGCCCCGGAGATCAAGACCCGGCTGATGGACACCGTCAACGACGTCCAGTCCATCGTCCAGGAGATCCGCCACTCCATCTTCGACCTGCACTCGAGCAGCGCCGCCGAGGCGCCCGCGCTGCGCAAACGCCTGCACGCCGTCCTCGCGGAGATGACCGAGGAGACCGACCTGCGCACCAGCATCCGGCTGTCGGGCCCGGTGTCGGTGCTGGCCCCGGCGATGTTCGACGATGTGGAGGCGGTGCTGCGCGAAGCCGTCAGCAACGTCGTCCGCCACGCGAAAGCGTCCTCCCTGTCGGTGCGGTTGACCATCCGCGACGACGTCGAACTCGAGATCGTCGACAACGGCATCGGCCTGCCCGAGGACCTGCCGCGCCGCAGCGGCCTGGCCAATATGGCCGCCCGCACCGAGAAGGCGGGCGGCACTTTCCGCGCCGAACGCGGCCGCGACGGCGGCACCGTCATCCACTGGTCGGTCCCCCTGCCCTGACCGCGCGGGACCTTCGTCCTCGGCAGAAGGGGCAGCACTGCTCTGACCGCGGCGGCGCCGACGCGGCAACCTGGGCGTATGGCCAGATCACCCGACCTCGACACCGTCGACGACACGGTGGCGCCGCTGGGCGTGCCCGCCATGATCACCGCGCTCGGCATGCTCGCGGCGGCTCTGCTCACCGCCGACCGGCTCCCGGACTGGGCCGACGACTACGGCGGCGCGCTCGTCTACGTGGCCGGTGCGCTCTATGTGGCCGTGTCGGTTCGCCTGCTGTGGTGGGGCCGCACCGCGCGGGCCGTGCGCGTCAGGCGCCGCGCGCGATGACCGGCTGCGCGGCCAACCGGACGCCGTGCACCAATGTCGCCTCGATCGCCACCACCTCGTCGGGCGCCGGGTCCACCCACGACCGCAGCCGCGCCGAGTAGCCGGCCAGCAGGTCCGGGTCGGTCACCGGCCGCGCGCACCCGGTCACCACCACCGACCAGCCCAGCCCGCGCACCGGATCGATCTCGTCGGCCTCATAGGCCACCACCACCGACCCCCGCGCCCGCACCGAGGCCGCCAGGCCCGTCGTCGCCCCCGTCCGCACCACGATCGACTGCCCGTCCACCAGATGATTCACCGGCCGGATCGCGGGCAAGGCGTCCCGGGTGAACACGATCCGCCCGAACGGCATCCGCGCCAGCAGCGCCATCGCCTCCCCCCGCCCGATCTCGAGCATCGTGCGAGCACAACACTCCCGTTCCGCCGACCGCTGCGCCGCATCCACCTACTCGACCCGCTTCCCGCCCGTCCTGCTCCCGGGCCGCCCCCATGCCATCACGCCCCCACTCCCCCAGCACAGTGCCGAAGGTCCTCAGCCGGACCCGCTAGGGCACCAGCACGGCCGCGCCGTCGAAACGGCCCGCGGCCAGATCCGCCAAGGCTCGATCGGCGTGGTCGAGGGGGTAGCGGTGGGTGGTCACCCGCAACCGGTGCTGCCCGGCCACCGCCAGGAATTCCCTGGCCTGAGCGCGCGTGTTCGCGGTGACGCTGCGGATCTGCCGCTCCCGGAACAGATGCCGCTGATAGTTCAACGGCGGCACATCCGTCAGGTGGATGCCCGCCACCGCCAGTGTGCCGCCCGCGTCCAGCGCCTCCAGCGCCGGCGGCACCAGCTCCCCGGCCGGTGCGAACAGGATCGCCGCGTCCAGCGGCTCCGGCGGCGGGTCGGTCGCCCCGTGCACCGAGGCCGCCCCCAGCGCCGCCGCCAGCTCCCTGGCCGCCGCGCCTCGCGTCATCACGTGCACTCGCGCACCCTGGGCGAGCGCCACCTGTGCGGTCAGATGCGCACTGCCGCCGAACCCGTAGATCCCCAGCACCCCGCCCTCGGGCAGCTGCGCGCGCAGCAGCGCGTGATAGCCGATGATGCCCGCGCACAGCAGCGGCGCCAACTCCTCGTCGGCGTATCCCGTCGGCAACGTCAGGGCGTAATCGGCAGGCACGGTGGCGTATTCGGCGTACCCGCCGTCATCGTCCCACCCCGTGTACCGCGAGTGCGGGCACAGGTTCTCGGCCCCGCGCCGACAGTACCGGCACACCCCGCAGGTATGCCGCAACCACGGAATCCCCACCCGGGACCCGACCGGAAACCGCTGCTCCCCCGCCGGCGCGGCCACGACCTCCGCGACCACCTCGTGCCCCGGCGTCACCCCGGCCCGGTGCACCGGCAGGTCCCCCTCCACCACATGCAGGTCGGTCCGGCACACCCCACACGCCGCCACCCGCACCAGCAACTCCCCCTCCCCCGGCCGCGGCACCTCCTCCCGTTCGCACCGCAGCGCCCCGGGCCCCACCGGCCCCGGTTCGACCACCCGCCACACCCGCATCCGTTCGACCGCACCCACGGCAGCCTCCGTCCCGCTCGGTGTCCCGTCAGCTGTCGATCCTAGGACCGCGGCGACGCCACGCTCAGGGCACGACGCGCAGGCGCAGCCCCCGTGGTGGCGGACGTGACAGTCCCAGACGGAGCCACGCAGGTCCGCGGAGTCACCATGCCATCAGGTAGGTTTTCGACGAATATCGATGCGGCACAGAGCAACTCGCGGCGAGGCGTCGCCGACGAGATGGACGGATGCATCCGTCGCCGCCGACGCGAGCGACCCGTCCACCGCGGGCCGCTGCGGCGCTATCGGGTGAGATCGAGCTCCCAGCGCCACACCGGCCCCTCATCCGGGTCCATCGTCTCGCCCGTCTGCGCGAATCCGCAGCGTCGCAGCACCGCGGTGGACGGGTTCTCCTGGGCGAGGGTGTGCGCGATCACCGTCCGCACACCCCGCTCCCGAGCCGCCTCGATCCAGGCGCGAGCCGCCGCCGTGGCGTGCCCGCGACCCCGCTCGGAGGGCGCCACGCTGTAGCCGATCTCCACCACCCCGTCGCGCGGCGGCCCGGTGAAACCGCCCAACCCGACGACCCGGGCAGTCGCGGTGTCGACGATCAAATGGCTGTACCACTGCGGCGCCGTCCCCGCCCGCAGCGTCTCGAGGGTCTGCGCGACAGCTTCCGGAAAGGCCAGGTAACCCTCGACCAACGCCAGCCCGAAACGTTGCTCGAAGTCGGCGGGCGAGTCCAACAGACGCGCATGCTCGAGCGTCA contains:
- a CDS encoding SulP family inorganic anion transporter, whose product is MSPRTLLPTRADWLPGLRAPAADLTAGVIVALVALPLALGFGISSGLGAGAGLATAVVAGAVAAIFGGSRFQVSGPTGAMTVVLVPIAHEHGASGVLTVGLLAGLMLVVLAFAGVGRAVRYMPAPVLEGFTAGIAVVIALQQVPAALGIEDATGDKVWMVAADAVLHYLGNPGVIAPATAALVAGVVLLGGRRMPKLPVALAAVVAATVLAGLFDLDLTRIGAIPSGLPAPGLDFVHPGRLGALIVPALAVAALAALESLLSATAADSMAVGTRHDPDRELFGQGLANIAAPLFGGVPATGAIARTAVNVRAGARTRLAALTHAAVLAGIVFCAAPLVSHIPLAALAGVLLATTIRMVETAAIVAIARAAKGDALIMAVTFAVTVALDLVTAVAVGIGIAMLLAVRAVAKEARLEQVPLDEDSRAILAEEHALLRDHIVAYRIDGPLFFAAAHRFLLELVEVADVRVVVLRMSRVTALDTTGALVLADAIGKLEHHGILVLVSGVRADHRPLLDTLGALPADDRVFDHTPDAIAYARTRLTATS
- a CDS encoding Acg family FMN-binding oxidoreductase, producing the protein MHRGLPDDSTVATALALAGRAPSVHNVQPWRWRIDRHSVHLYLDPARTLPRTDPDRRDVVISCGAALHHLTVAFTAMGWASVVTRLPDPADPDHLAAIRLVAHRATGQDIAMSAMIPKRRTDRRHYAPLPLPPGCFGLLAERAAALGAMVRVVDDGARARLVEAARAAARVHAEDDDYRFELALWSGRHGSDDGVPARNAPPPRESDVLPARVFSAPTLVDPARDGDHAELLVIATPADDRLARLRVGEALSAVLLTATNIGLATCPLTEPLGIRDHRAMIRRGVLNGTAHPQVVLRIGWAPEGAEALPRTPRRAVSEMLVPGEG
- a CDS encoding response regulator encodes the protein MVRVFLVDDHAIVRRGVADLIDAEADMEVVGEAADAAQALARIPALDPDVAVLDVRLPDGNGIELCRELLSRDGKLRCLILTSFTDEQAMLDAILAGASGYVVKDIGTTDLVDAVRAIGAGKSLLDNRAAAALMAKLRAEAEADSGPLAALTEQERTLLALLGEGLTNRQIAARMFLAEKTVKNYVSRLLTKLGVERRTQAAVLAAKLEQPRRTD
- a CDS encoding GAF domain-containing sensor histidine kinase codes for the protein MEGRSSRPGSNDRPPVIETLAQSRLRELLAEVQDRIAEIVNVRDQMDRLIEAMLVVTAGLDLDNTLRSIVHTAIELVDAKYGALGVRESDRDSKELAEFVYEGIDDRTRVLIGDLPRGHGVLGLLIDDPRPIRLADMSAHPASVGFPDHHPPMRTFLGVPVQVGGEVFGNLYLTEKAGGHEFTEDDEVVVQALAAAAGIAIANARLYEESRIRQQWLEATQQVATRLLAGGETSEVFTVITERALALTGSACAFLALPEDPDVPPEDLTELVVVAAAGADADTLTGTRLPMDETHTGVAFRDGRPLAVDTADAPSFATSLEYGPVLTLPLRAGNAVVGLLTTMRALGMPPVDAAGQAMMSAFADQAALALQMAATQRRMRELDVVSERDRIARDLHDHVIQRLFAVGLSLQSTVSRARAPEIKTRLMDTVNDVQSIVQEIRHSIFDLHSSSAAEAPALRKRLHAVLAEMTEETDLRTSIRLSGPVSVLAPAMFDDVEAVLREAVSNVVRHAKASSLSVRLTIRDDVELEIVDNGIGLPEDLPRRSGLANMAARTEKAGGTFRAERGRDGGTVIHWSVPLP
- a CDS encoding pyridoxamine 5'-phosphate oxidase family protein; the encoded protein is MLEIGRGEAMALLARMPFGRIVFTRDALPAIRPVNHLVDGQSIVVRTGATTGLAASVRARGSVVVAYEADEIDPVRGLGWSVVVTGCARPVTDPDLLAGYSARLRSWVDPAPDEVVAIEATLVHGVRLAAQPVIARGA
- a CDS encoding zinc-binding alcohol dehydrogenase family protein translates to MRVWRVVEPGPVGPGALRCEREEVPRPGEGELLVRVAACGVCRTDLHVVEGDLPVHRAGVTPGHEVVAEVVAAPAGEQRFPVGSRVGIPWLRHTCGVCRYCRRGAENLCPHSRYTGWDDDGGYAEYATVPADYALTLPTGYADEELAPLLCAGIIGYHALLRAQLPEGGVLGIYGFGGSAHLTAQVALAQGARVHVMTRGAAARELAAALGAASVHGATDPPPEPLDAAILFAPAGELVPPALEALDAGGTLAVAGIHLTDVPPLNYQRHLFRERQIRSVTANTRAQAREFLAVAGQHRLRVTTHRYPLDHADRALADLAAGRFDGAAVLVP
- a CDS encoding GNAT family N-acetyltransferase codes for the protein MAEIREGTVVVPVTLEHARLLDSPADFEQRFGLALVEGYLAFPEAVAQTLETLRAGTAPQWYSHLIVDTATARVVGLGGFTGPPRDGVVEIGYSVAPSERGRGHATAAARAWIEAARERGVRTVIAHTLAQENPSTAVLRRCGFAQTGETMDPDEGPVWRWELDLTR